GGTGTCACCGGTGTAGATCGCCGGGATGCCCGCCTCCGCCAACGCATTCCGGCACGCCCGCGCGTCTTTGTGATGCTCGACGATCACCGCGATGTCTGCGGCCACCACGGGCCGCCCGGCGAAGGTGGCCCCGCTGGCCAGTAGCGCCGCGACGTCGGCGGCCAGGTCGTCGGGGATGTGCCGGCGCAGCGCCTCGATCGGGACGTGGGCGGTCCCGTCATACCCGAGCGTGTGCCGTTTGACCACGCGCAACCGAAACGGCGCCGGGCGCGGCGCCGAGGCCAGGCGGTGCCCGGCGTGGTGGGCGTCGGTGCCGCGGACGACGATGTCGGCGTGACCCAGGGTCGCATCGCGCAGCACCGTCTGCAGGCTCTCGACCAGCGCCCGGTCGCTGCGCCAGTTGACGCCCAACGTGTAGCGGGCATCGGCGGTGCCGGCCGCCTTGAGGTAGGTGTGGATGTCGCCGCCGCGAAAGCCGTAGATCGCCTGCTTGGGATCGCCGATCAGGATCAGCGCCGAATGCCGGCTAAACGCGCGCTCGAGCACCCGCCACTGCATGGGGTCGGTATCTTGAAACTCGTCCACCAGCACGATCCGCCAGCGTTCCCGCATCCGATCGCGAGCTGGCGAGTCGGCCGCCTCGAGGGCTGTCGCCAAACGGATCAGCAGATCGTTGAATCCTTGCGCACGCAGCCGGCCCTTGCGGCGCTCGAGTTCCTCGAGCACCTCGGCGGCAAAGCGCAGCCGCACCGCTGCCTTGCTGCCGGGCTCGGGATCAGGCGGGCGCAGTTGGGCGCACGGGTCGTCGACGACGGCAAGGGCCAGGGCCAGCGCCTCGGCGTAGGTCAGCTCCGGATCGGTCTCCTGACGACCGAAGTTCGCCAGATAGCGATCGTCCACGATCTCAGTGACCAGGTCGGTAAGGCTCTCCTTGAGCTCCACGTCGGCGGCGTTGTCACCGGCCACACCGAGGGATTTCAACACCGAGCCGCAGAACTCGTGGGTGGTGGCGATGGTTGCCGCGTCGAAGTTGGCCAGCGCGTCACGCAGCCGCGACCGCTTCTGGGCGCGCTCGGCGTCGCTGCCGCGCAGCAGGTGCTCGACGAGCTCGCCGCTCGGCGGCGCGTCGCCTTGTAGCGCGCCCACGGCCTCGACGATCTGCCCGCGCACTCGCTCGCGTAACTCCCGGCTGGCCGCACGGTTGAACGTGATCAACAACATCTCGTCGAGCGTCGCGGCGGTTTCGGCCAGATAGCGGGTGACCAGACCGGCCAGCGCGAACGTCTTACCGGTGCCGGCGCTGGCTTCCAGCACGGTGGTGGTGCCCTCCCTCGGCAACGGGCCCAGCAGCTCGAAGCGGTCCATCAGACCGACCCTTCGGCGGCCAACAGCGGCAGCCATAGCCGGGCGGCCAGCGCCCCTAGCCGGGTCTCTTCCCCGGCGACCTCTTCGCCCGCGCGGGGCTTGCCGAGCAACACCTCGAAGGGTGCGCGCGGGCCCCAGGCTCGCACGTGGGCGGGCGCGTCGTCGTCGCCCGGCCGGAACCTGTTGGTCTGCCAGCATTCGCGGGCGGGCGGGTAGGGGTCTTGGCCGTCTCGGCGTGCCTGGGCCCACGCGCAGGACGTCTTCAGCGGCAGCGGCAGTGGTTCGCGCCGGCCGGCGTCGTACAGCAACACCAGCTCCCGCAATACCGCCACCGGGTCCGGCGGCGGCACGAAAAGCCTTCTGGCGATGTGGTTCCTGGTCTTGCTGCGGCCGATGCACAGCGCCGACCACTCGCGGCCAGGCTCTTGGGCGGCCAGCGTAACCAGGCCGATCCACGCCGGCAACACATGCTTGGGCGCCAGCTTTGAGTAGGTCACCGACACCGTGCGCCCGCCGAACACGGGTGTCACCGTGCCGCTCAGTCGCCGCCCGTCGCCGAGGTCGACGTCGACGTCGTGCGCCTGGCCGTGGCCGTCGCGGTGCGCCAGCGCGGCGGCCGCCAGATCGCGCGCGCGGTTCCGGATTTCCTTCGCCCGTCGCACGCCGAGGCGCCCGGGCGGCAACGTGCCGCGACGCCATTCGGAGTGAGCGGCGTCGTCGGGGTGCAGGCCGCGGAGCATGTCGCGCAACATCCGCTCGCCCACCGTCCACTCGGCCAAGGCGTCGACCTGGACCGGTATCGAGTCCTCGACGGTGTCGACGTCCCAGGGCAGCGTGTAGTCCAGCGCCCGGAAGAACCCCTTGACCGGATCCTTGAAGAAGTCGAGCAGGTCCGCCAGCGTCACGTCGGCCGCGGGTGGTGCGGGCAGCCGACCGGAGATGAAAGCCGTTGGTGGACAGCGCTTCCCGGCGGCGGCCTGGGCGGCGGCGAGCGCGGCGGGGTCGAACGTGAACGGCTTGGCGCCCAGCAGTGCGCCGGGGGTGACGTTCTTCCGGTCGAACGGCTGCAGTGGGTGTGTGACCAGGATCCGCTCACGCACCGGCGCTGACGTCGTCTGGTCGAGCGCGTCGAGCAACTCGGCCAGCGGCACCGCGGGTGGGCGCGGTTGCCCGGTGCGCTCGTCGGCGCCGGTGTAAGTGATCACCAGGGTCTGGGTGGCCGCACCTATCGCGTCCAGCAGCAATTGCCGGTCCTCCGAACGGATGTCACGTTCACCCGTCATCGGTTCTCGGGCCAGCACGTCGTCCCCGTCGGGATGGCTCAGCCGCGGAAACACGCCGTCGTCCAGACCCACCAGGCACACCACCCGGTGCGGCACCGAGCGCATCGGGACCATCGTGCAGACGGTCAGCGTGCCGGTGCGAAAGTTGGCCCGGGTCGGGCGCCCGGCCAGCTGCGCGTCCAAAAGCGCTCGCACGTCGGGCAGCCGCAACAGCGGCGCCGCGCGCGAACCGGCGCGCGCCAGCACGTCGGCGAACTCCCGCTGCACCTGCGCGCGTTGCCAGCCGTCGTTACAGGCGGTCAGCAGATCGATCCCCGTGGCCAGCGCATCCAGCCATGCGACCAACGGCCGTGCACCGCTGAGTCCGCCGACGACATGATGCAACCGTTCGACGAACTCGGCCAGCCTCCCGGCCAGCTCGACCCGATTGCTGCCGACGTCATCAAGGGGCAGCGCGGTATCCAGCCACGCTTGGGAATCCTCGGACATGGCCACCCCGGTGAGGATGCGGTCGAGTCCGAACCGCCACGTGTTGTGCACGACGGTGTCGAGGCCATAGCGTCGCCGGTGCGTCGGGTCGAAGCCCCAGCGGATGTTCGATTCGCGCACCCACGTGGTGATGGTGTCCAGGTCGTCGTCGGCGAACCCGAATTTGGCGCGCACCGGAGCGGCCTGCGCGAGGTTGAGCAGTTGGCTGGCGGTGGCCCGGGTTTCGGCGATGGTGAGCAGTTCGGCGGCCACCGAGAGCAGCGGATTGGTCTGGGTCAGGGCGCGGTCGGCCAGACGCACCCGCAGCCGGTGTGCGGGGTGGCAGTCGCCGGCCACCTCACCGAGGCCGAAGCCGGCGACGATCAACGGTGCGTAGGTGTCGATGTCGGGGCACATCACCACGATGTCGCGCGGTTGCAGCGTCGGGTCGTCCTCGAGGAGGCCGAGCAGCACCTCGCGCAGCACATCGATTTGCCGCGCCGGGCCGTGACAGGCATGGACCTGCACCGATCGGTCGGCATCCGACAAGCTACGCCCGGCGGGTCGCGGCGCGTTGCCGGCGATGTCGGCTTGCAGCCATCCCAGCAACGTGTCGGGTTTGGTTGTGGCACCAAGGAATTCGTCGGTGGCCCGGGCGGCGGGCAGCGCGCGCTGCAGTTCGCGCACGTCGCGGCCCAGCGTTTCCAGCAGCGGGTGCTGGGCGGCCCGCCGGCTGGTGTCCTGCCGCCGCGGCAGCAGGCCATCAGCGCCCTGGAAGCCGGCCAGCGCCCGCCACAACTCGTCGCTGGGGTGCGGCAGCCACAGGTGCAGGTCGTGGTGGACGGCCAGCGCATCCAGCAGCTGCACGTCGGTGCAGGCCAGGCGGGTGTGGCCGAACAGCGAAAGCCGAGCCGGCAGGTCGGCGGGGCCGTCGCGCAGCCGGGCGATGGTCTTGTCGTGGCGGACATGCGGGGGATCGGCCCCGACCGTGGTCACCAGGGCGCGCCACAGTGGCGGTTGCCAGGCCAAGTCGCCGGGCAGCTCGCCGAGGTCGCCGTCCAGCCAAGCGGCCAGCAACCCGGGACGCTGGCGTGCATAGGACGCGAACAGCCCGGCTAGCCGGCGCGCCACCGAATAGCGCCGGCCGCGGCGCAGCTCCGCCTCGGCATCGGTCGTCGCGAAGTGCCCCAAGTGGGATGCCAGCGTGCGGCACCACGGTTCGTCGAGGCTGGCGTCGATCACCGCCAGCAGCGGCCACGCCAGGGCTTCCGGCGACCACGGGTCGTCGTCGAGGGTGCCGGTGATCTCGGCGATCAGGGACTGCGGATTGCGGAACGCGATGCCGGCGCACACCCCGTCGGCGCGGCCCGGCCCGCAGCCCAACACGAGCGAAAGCCGTTGGCTCAGCCAGCGTTCCACGCCGCGGGCAGCGACCAGCACCAGTTCCTGCGCGAAAGGGTCGGGCTGGGGATCGGCCAGCAGCGCGCCGAGCCCGTCGGCAAGCAGATCGGTGCGCTCGGCACGGTGCAGGTGAAGCGCCATCGGGCGTCACCCTAGTCGAGCGGCCGGCCGCCGACATGCATGCTGGCGTGCATAAACAGACGCGAGATCACCGAACGACAAGGGCTACCAGTCGGTACGGGCCTTCTTGTCGACCTGGAACTGGGTCAGATATCGAACCGTTCCGGGATTTCATCAACGCGCTGGGGCGTGCCGCGATGTCGGCATGACGAGCCGCCTCGGACGTGACACACTTCGAGATGGAGGAGGCGGTGTAGGTGTGAGGCGGTTGCCCAAAGCAACCGCGTCACCCACCACTTACAGCCCGAACTCGGCTGCTATCCCGTCGATCCCGGCCCGAATCGCAGTGAGCGCGTCGGCGCGGGAGCGCAACTTGGTCGCGGCATGGGCGTGTTGGTTGAGACCGGCGAACTCTCGTGCGGCTTCCTCGGCGCGGCTGACCACCACCTCCGGCAGGGCGATCTCGTCGATAAACCCGGCGGCCAGCGCGGTTTCCCCGAAGAACGTCTTGGCCAGCCCGGTTGCCTGCTGGTATGC
Above is a window of Mycobacterium tuberculosis H37Rv DNA encoding:
- the recC gene encoding exonuclease V subunit gamma RecC (exodeoxyribonuclease V gamma chain(exodeoxyribonuclease V polypeptide). Consists of three subunits; RECB|Rv0630c,RECC and recd|Rv0629c.), producing MALHLHRAERTDLLADGLGALLADPQPDPFAQELVLVAARGVERWLSQRLSLVLGCGPGRADGVCAGIAFRNPQSLIAEITGTLDDDPWSPEALAWPLLAVIDASLDEPWCRTLASHLGHFATTDAEAELRRGRRYSVARRLAGLFASYARQRPGLLAAWLDGDLGELPGDLAWQPPLWRALVTTVGADPPHVRHDKTIARLRDGPADLPARLSLFGHTRLACTDVQLLDALAVHHDLHLWLPHPSDELWRALAGFQGADGLLPRRQDTSRRAAQHPLLETLGRDVRELQRALPAARATDEFLGATTKPDTLLGWLQADIAGNAPRPAGRSLSDADRSVQVHACHGPARQIDVLREVLLGLLEDDPTLQPRDIVVMCPDIDTYAPLIVAGFGLGEVAGDCHPAHRLRVRLADRALTQTNPLLSVAAELLTIAETRATASQLLNLAQAAPVRAKFGFADDDLDTITTWVRESNIRWGFDPTHRRRYGLDTVVHNTWRFGLDRILTGVAMSEDSQAWLDTALPLDDVGSNRVELAGRLAEFVERLHHVVGGLSGARPLVAWLDALATGIDLLTACNDGWQRAQVQREFADVLARAGSRAAPLLRLPDVRALLDAQLAGRPTRANFRTGTLTVCTMVPMRSVPHRVVCLVGLDDGVFPRLSHPDGDDVLAREPMTGERDIRSEDRQLLLDAIGAATQTLVITYTGADERTGQPRPPAVPLAELLDALDQTTSAPVRERILVTHPLQPFDRKNVTPGALLGAKPFTFDPAALAAAQAAAGKRCPPTAFISGRLPAPPAADVTLADLLDFFKDPVKGFFRALDYTLPWDVDTVEDSIPVQVDALAEWTVGERMLRDMLRGLHPDDAAHSEWRRGTLPPGRLGVRRAKEIRNRARDLAAAALAHRDGHGQAHDVDVDLGDGRRLSGTVTPVFGGRTVSVTYSKLAPKHVLPAWIGLVTLAAQEPGREWSALCIGRSKTRNHIARRLFVPPPDPVAVLRELVLLYDAGRREPLPLPLKTSCAWAQARRDGQDPYPPARECWQTNRFRPGDDDAPAHVRAWGPRAPFEVLLGKPRAGEEVAGEETRLGALAARLWLPLLAAEGSV